One window of the Eucalyptus grandis isolate ANBG69807.140 chromosome 6, ASM1654582v1, whole genome shotgun sequence genome contains the following:
- the LOC104448666 gene encoding LOW QUALITY PROTEIN: beta-amyrin 28-monooxygenase (The sequence of the model RefSeq protein was modified relative to this genomic sequence to represent the inferred CDS: deleted 2 bases in 1 codon), translating to MEFLLLVSLSSVLALSLIFLLFKHTLSSGPKLPPGSFGWPILGETVEFLFGNPDKFVGDRMRKYSSTVFKTKILGEKVAVFCGPAGNKFIFSNEQKLVTEWRPHSMQKLMRSYEANSPPPPSANPNESKTKVLRQPGFLKPEALCRFMEQMDSTAQQHMKLHWEGQSKVLVFPLSKNFTLSLASKFFLGLNDHDRITRLANEFDDVSLGLHSIPWKFPGTIFYNASRGAVAIRKALLSVIREKKEALASGARSQDILTYMVAAADPATGRMMPETEIADKMMGLLTAGYSTVAIAITFLMKFVGERPDIYEKILAAISDQEIQEPWETLAWEDIQKMKYSWNVTSEVLRLTPPLQGTFREAMTDITYEGYTIPKGWKIYWTVSSTNNDPTYFPNPATFDPTRYEENAALPPYTYVPFGGGPRLCPGKEYARLVVLTFLHNMVNRFKWELVDPKEKIIVDMMPTPSKGLPVRLIPHSA from the exons ATGGAGTTCCTGCTTCTCGTCTCGCTCTCCTCCGTCCTcgccctctctctcatcttcctcCTGTTCAAGCACACGTTGAGCAGCGGCCCTAAGCTCCCGCCGGGCAGCTTCGGATGGCCCATCCTCGGCGAGACGGTCGAGTTCCTCTTCGGGAATCCGGATAAGTTCGTTGGGGACCGGATGAGGAAGTACTCGTCGACCGTGTTCAAGACCAAGATCCTCGGCGAGAAGGTGGCCGTCTTCTGCGGCCCCGCCGGCAACAAGTTCATATTCTCCAACGAGCAGAAGCTCGTGACCGAGTGGCGGCCACACTCCATGCAGAAGCTCATGCGATCCTACGAGGCCaattcgccgccgccgccctcggcCAACCCGAACGAGTCCAAGACCAAGGTGCTGCGCCAGCCCGGGTTCCTCAAGCCCGAGGCCTTGTGCCGCTTCATGGAGCAAATGGACTCGACCGCGCAACAGCACATGAAGCTCCACTGGGAAGGCCAGAGCAAGGTCCTCGTCTTCCCGCTCTCCAAGAACTTCACCTTGTCCCTCGCCAGCAAATTCTTCCTCGGGCTCAACGACCACGACCGCATCACAAGGCTCGCGAACGAGTTCGACGACGTCTCCCTCGGGCTCCACTCGATCCCCTGGAAATTCCCGGGGACGATATTCTACAACGCCAGCCGTGGGGCCGTAGCGATCAGGAAGGCGCTCTTGTCGGTCATCAGGGAGAAGAAGGAGGCGCTGGCCAGCGGCGCGAGGTCGCAGGACATACTGACGTACATGGTGGCGGCAGCCGACCCGGCCACCGGGAGGATGATGCCCGAGACCGAGATCGCCGACAAGATGATGGGGCTGCTGACCGCCGGATACAGCACGGTCGCTATTGCCATCACCTTCCTCATGAAGTTCGTTGGCGAGAGGCCCGACATCTACGAAAAGATTCTCGCAG CAATTAGCGATCAAGAAATCCAAGAACCCTGGGAGACACTGGCGTGGGAGGACATTCAGAAGATGAAGTACTCCTGGAACGTGACGAGCGAAGTGTTGAGGCTCACCCCGCCTCTGCAGGGAACTTTCAGAGAGGCCATGACCGACATCACCTACGAAGGCTACACCATTCCCAAAGGCTGGAAG ATCTACTGGACGGTGAGCAGCACGAACAATGATCCGACTTATTTCCCGAACCCGGCGACGTTCGACCCGACGAGGTACGAGGAA AATGCAGCGCTGCCGCCCTACACGTACGTCCCCTTCGGCGGAGGGCCGCGGCTGTGCCCGGGGAAAGAGTATGCGCGCTTGGTCGTACTCACGTTCCTCCACAACATGGTGAACAGGTTCAAGTGGGAGCTAGTCGACCCCAAGGAGAAGATCATCGTGGATATGATGCCCACTCCATCGAAAGGGCTCCCAGTTCGCCTCATTCCTCACTCGGCATAG
- the LOC120294690 gene encoding auxin-responsive protein SAUR76-like: MKKINQLILRKCKSLSRQLGRSLSYSNLRSKSARDVELWCGMQDDDDEPRETIIVGSSRKRYMISSKHLSHPLLNALIQKSSSSSKQKPGDGDGVIQVKCEVVLFDHLLWMLDNADPSIGPESLEELAELYVF; the protein is encoded by the coding sequence ATGAAGAAGATCAATCAGCTGATACTGAGGAAGTGCAAGAGCTTGTCCCGGCAACTGGGGAGATCGTTGTCCTACAGCAACCTCAGGTCCAAGTCGGCGAGAGATGTGGAGCTGTGGTGCGGCATgcaagacgacgacgacgagccTCGCGAGACCATAATTGTCGGGAGCTCAAGGAAGCGTTACATGATCAGCTCCAAGCACTTGAGCCACCCCTTGTTGAACGCTCTCATCCAGAAGTCCTCCTCGTCGTCGAAGCAGAAGCCAGGAGACGGGGATGGTGTTATTCAGGTGAAGTGCGAAGTGGTTCTCTTCGACCACCTCCTGTGGATGCTCGACAATGCCGACCCAAGCATCGGTCCCGAGTCGCTGGAAGAACTGGCCGAGCTCTACGTTTTCTGA